In Penaeus chinensis breed Huanghai No. 1 chromosome 2, ASM1920278v2, whole genome shotgun sequence, the following proteins share a genomic window:
- the LOC125032080 gene encoding coiled-coil and C2 domain-containing protein 1-like isoform X2 encodes MFGFSGRKDDKSKQQKRGQGRKGGNLSQFGLMEVPDMDNLTIGADDDDDDGDLEAELLALTGGERKPKKAPKKIVSPHELDKMVNECMREDYDDELSDEDDPELMAELSALSSQGGDDEPAKPSPPPTAPSQPPPSNSYRNPEPRGHRPAPMTGGSNLVNLLAERVAMYEEAEANAKACGETSRARRFNRGLKSLHQMQRAVKAGQTINEEDIPPVVVVKHCAKSGGSGTPTSTPSPAATSPTEDAAPPPVPPHNRNSSASLVHEDSSSNTTNRPAPPPPRTTPPSGPPLQRSMSSSGPASAVRTRHTEYKMAALEAKKKGDKESAIMYMRIMKQLEPMLSAAESGQAVDLTTLPGPPGTFVLQASPQPKPQPETVSTQPVTQDNAPATEPVDAAPASAPASAPDGPAAPTTVLEALEQRLAKYAEQRDKAKNEGNARKERMNQRIMKQFQDAIKCHKAGKPVPFDELPCPPGFPPIPVGDSKPPPAASETAAPQADPSTGGPPAAKQPRPDAAQAAEESKKTAPTPNVRKAPQSRVEKQLAFLIKRQNQFKQAALEAKKRGEIEQAKEYLRMSKGFNQLIEATRSGLPIDMNTVPVPPQEQISATSNIDFELVDAEDCVVAPASVSGDAALTYAKLEEDLIAQIKMCAQTREHFKATGDVASANRFEQLILHTKKDLDAVRAACKRGDTIPRFHYENRSFTIVQCNTDLNDSDCEACVLRGVNFNVQNPKDVDTYVKLEFPYPSDNPPQDRSNVVKDTNNPEYNHKVVFSIDRKARALARVFKRHALKVQVWAKGGWFHRDTMLGLVKIPLVDLETKCTIHESYDLTDEKKRMVGGKLEVKVRVRNPIVAKQLEKVTEKWLVIDGF; translated from the exons ATGTTCGGTTTTTCGGGACGTAAAGATGACAAGTCTAAGCAGCAGAAGAGAGGACAAGGCCGTAAAGGTGGAAATTTGTCGCAG TTTGGCCTAATGGAAGTGCCTGATATGGACAACCTAACCATTGGAgcagatgacgatgatgacgatggagatTTGGAGGCAGAGCTTCTTGCCCtcacaggaggagaaaggaaacctAAGAAAG CTCCCAAAAAGATTGTTTCCCCACATGAGCTCGACAAAATGGTGAATGAGTGCATGCGTGAGGACTACGATGACGAGCTCTCAGACGAGGATGACCCAGAGCTGATG GCTGAGTTATCTGCCCTGAGCTCCCAAGGTGGCGATGATGAACCAGCCaagccatcccctccccccacagcccCCTCCCAGCCTCCACCCAGCAACAGCTACCGTAACCCAGAGCCGAGGGGGCACAGGCCTGCTCCCATGACAGGGGGAAGCAACCTAGTGAACTTGCTGGCGGAGAGGGTGGCCATGTACGAAGAAGCAGAAGCTAATGCCAAGGCCTGTGGGGAGACTTCAAGAGCGCGGAG GTTCAACCGAGGGCTAAAATCACTACACCAGATGCAGAGGGCAGTCAAAGCGGGCCAGACTATCAACGAAGAAGACATCCCCCCTGTGGTTGTTGTGAAACACTGTGCCAAATCAGGGGGTTCTGGCACTCCAACATCAACACCTTCTCCTGCTGCTACATCTCCTACAGAGGATGCTGCACCCCCTCCAGTCCCCCCTCACAACAGGAATTCCTCAGCTTCTCTGGTCCATGAG gattcctcctccaacaccaccaaccggcctgcgccccctcccccacgcacAACGCCTCCCTCTGGCCCCCCCCTCCAGCGCTCGATGTCCTCGTCCGGACCCGCAAGTGCAGTGAGGACACGCCACACTGAATACAAGATGGCTGCCCTCGAAGccaagaaaaaaggagacaaagagtcGGCCATCATGTACATGAGGATAATGAAGCAGCTGGAACCCATGCTGAGCGCAGCTGAGAGCGGACAGGCTGTGGACCTCACGACTCTGCCTGGGCCGCCTGGGACGTTTGTGTTGCAGGCCTCGCCACAGCCCAAGCCTCAGCCAGAGACAG TGTCAACACAACCAGTGACTCAGGATAATGCCCCTGCCACTGAACCTGTTGATGCTGCCCCTGCTAGTGCCCCTGCTAGTGCCCCTGATGGTCCTGCAGCTCCAACAACTGTCTTGGAGGCTTTGGAACAACGATTAGCAAAGTATGCTGAACAACGAGACAAGGCAaag AATGAAGGAAATGCCCGCAAGGAACGCATGAACCAGCGCATCATGAAGCAGTTTCAGGATGCAATTAAGTGTCACAAAGCTGGCAAACCTGTGCCATTTGATGAGCTGCCTTGTCCTCCTG GCTTCCCTCCTATCCCAGTTGGTGACAGCAAGCCACCACCTGCTGCATCTGAAACAGCTGCACCTCAGGCAGATCCTAGCACAGGTGGACCTCCAGCCGCTAAACAGCCAAGACCAGATGCTGCTCAAGCTGCTGAGGAGAGTAAAAAGACAGCACCAACACCAAATG TCCGCAAGGCACCTCAGTCTCGCGTAGAAAAGCAATTGGCTTTCCTCATTAAGAGACAGAATCAGTTCAAGCAAGCTGCCCTGGAAGCGAAGAAACGTGGAGAGATTGAGCAAGCCAAGGAATACCTTCGGATGAGCAAGGGCTTCAACCAGCTTATTGAGGCTACTCGAAGCGGTCTGCCTATTGATATGAacact GTGCCAGTTCCACCTCAAGAGCAGATTTCTGCAACTAGCAATATAGACTTCGAACTGGTGGATGCAGAAGATTGCGTCGTTGCTCCAGCCAGCGTCAGTGGAGATGCAGCGCTAACTTATGCCAAGCTCGAAGAGGATCTTATTGCTCAGATAAAA ATGTGTGCTCAGACCCGTGAACATTTCAAAGCAACAGGAGACGTTGCAAGTGCAAATAGATTTGAGCAGTTGATACTTCACACCAAAAAGGATTTAGATGCAGTGAGAGCGGCATGTAAGAGAGGAGACACAATACCACGTTTCCATTACGAAAATAGGTCCTTTACTATAGTGCA ATGTAACACGGACTTGAATGATTCCGATTGTGAGGCTTGTGTGCTGAGGGGAGTCAACTTTAATGTCCAAAACCCCAaggatgtagatacatatgtaaagcTAGAGTTCCCATATCCATCT GACAACCCTCCCCAAGATCGTTCCAATGTGGTAAAGGACACAAACAATCCAGAATACAACCACAAGGTAGTCTTTAGTATCGACCGCAAGGCAAGGGCCCTTGCCCGTGTGTTCAAGAGGCATGCTCTCAAGGTCCAGGTGTGGGCTAAGGG TGGTTGGTTCCACCGTGATACGATGTTAGGCCTGGTGAAAATACCTCTGGTAGACTTGGAAACAAAGTGCACCATACATGAGTCTTATGAT TTGACTGATGAGAAGAAACGTATGGTTGGTGGGAAGCTAGAGGTAAAAGTCCGTGTTAGGAATCCTATTGTAGCGAAACAGCTCGAAAAGGTTACTGAGAAATGGTTGGTCATTGATGGATTTTGA
- the LOC125032080 gene encoding coiled-coil and C2 domain-containing protein 1-like isoform X1, whose protein sequence is MFGFSGRKDDKSKQQKRGQGRKGGNLSQFGLMEVPDMDNLTIGADDDDDDGDLEAELLALTGGERKPKKAPKKIVSPHELDKMVNECMREDYDDELSDEDDPELMAELSALSSQGGDDEPAKPSPPPTAPSQPPPSNSYRNPEPRGHRPAPMTGGSNLVNLLAERVAMYEEAEANAKACGETSRARRFNRGLKSLHQMQRAVKAGQTINEEDIPPVVVVKHCAKSGGSGTPTSTPSPAATSPTEDAAPPPVPPHNRNSSASLVHEVAFHDPRYPTPRVSTRTSPVKQDSSSNTTNRPAPPPPRTTPPSGPPLQRSMSSSGPASAVRTRHTEYKMAALEAKKKGDKESAIMYMRIMKQLEPMLSAAESGQAVDLTTLPGPPGTFVLQASPQPKPQPETVSTQPVTQDNAPATEPVDAAPASAPASAPDGPAAPTTVLEALEQRLAKYAEQRDKAKNEGNARKERMNQRIMKQFQDAIKCHKAGKPVPFDELPCPPGFPPIPVGDSKPPPAASETAAPQADPSTGGPPAAKQPRPDAAQAAEESKKTAPTPNVRKAPQSRVEKQLAFLIKRQNQFKQAALEAKKRGEIEQAKEYLRMSKGFNQLIEATRSGLPIDMNTVPVPPQEQISATSNIDFELVDAEDCVVAPASVSGDAALTYAKLEEDLIAQIKMCAQTREHFKATGDVASANRFEQLILHTKKDLDAVRAACKRGDTIPRFHYENRSFTIVQCNTDLNDSDCEACVLRGVNFNVQNPKDVDTYVKLEFPYPSDNPPQDRSNVVKDTNNPEYNHKVVFSIDRKARALARVFKRHALKVQVWAKGGWFHRDTMLGLVKIPLVDLETKCTIHESYDLTDEKKRMVGGKLEVKVRVRNPIVAKQLEKVTEKWLVIDGF, encoded by the exons ATGTTCGGTTTTTCGGGACGTAAAGATGACAAGTCTAAGCAGCAGAAGAGAGGACAAGGCCGTAAAGGTGGAAATTTGTCGCAG TTTGGCCTAATGGAAGTGCCTGATATGGACAACCTAACCATTGGAgcagatgacgatgatgacgatggagatTTGGAGGCAGAGCTTCTTGCCCtcacaggaggagaaaggaaacctAAGAAAG CTCCCAAAAAGATTGTTTCCCCACATGAGCTCGACAAAATGGTGAATGAGTGCATGCGTGAGGACTACGATGACGAGCTCTCAGACGAGGATGACCCAGAGCTGATG GCTGAGTTATCTGCCCTGAGCTCCCAAGGTGGCGATGATGAACCAGCCaagccatcccctccccccacagcccCCTCCCAGCCTCCACCCAGCAACAGCTACCGTAACCCAGAGCCGAGGGGGCACAGGCCTGCTCCCATGACAGGGGGAAGCAACCTAGTGAACTTGCTGGCGGAGAGGGTGGCCATGTACGAAGAAGCAGAAGCTAATGCCAAGGCCTGTGGGGAGACTTCAAGAGCGCGGAG GTTCAACCGAGGGCTAAAATCACTACACCAGATGCAGAGGGCAGTCAAAGCGGGCCAGACTATCAACGAAGAAGACATCCCCCCTGTGGTTGTTGTGAAACACTGTGCCAAATCAGGGGGTTCTGGCACTCCAACATCAACACCTTCTCCTGCTGCTACATCTCCTACAGAGGATGCTGCACCCCCTCCAGTCCCCCCTCACAACAGGAATTCCTCAGCTTCTCTGGTCCATGAGGTAGCCTTTCATGACCCAAGATATCCCACTCCCCGTGTGTCTACGAGGACAAGTCCGGTGAAACAG gattcctcctccaacaccaccaaccggcctgcgccccctcccccacgcacAACGCCTCCCTCTGGCCCCCCCCTCCAGCGCTCGATGTCCTCGTCCGGACCCGCAAGTGCAGTGAGGACACGCCACACTGAATACAAGATGGCTGCCCTCGAAGccaagaaaaaaggagacaaagagtcGGCCATCATGTACATGAGGATAATGAAGCAGCTGGAACCCATGCTGAGCGCAGCTGAGAGCGGACAGGCTGTGGACCTCACGACTCTGCCTGGGCCGCCTGGGACGTTTGTGTTGCAGGCCTCGCCACAGCCCAAGCCTCAGCCAGAGACAG TGTCAACACAACCAGTGACTCAGGATAATGCCCCTGCCACTGAACCTGTTGATGCTGCCCCTGCTAGTGCCCCTGCTAGTGCCCCTGATGGTCCTGCAGCTCCAACAACTGTCTTGGAGGCTTTGGAACAACGATTAGCAAAGTATGCTGAACAACGAGACAAGGCAaag AATGAAGGAAATGCCCGCAAGGAACGCATGAACCAGCGCATCATGAAGCAGTTTCAGGATGCAATTAAGTGTCACAAAGCTGGCAAACCTGTGCCATTTGATGAGCTGCCTTGTCCTCCTG GCTTCCCTCCTATCCCAGTTGGTGACAGCAAGCCACCACCTGCTGCATCTGAAACAGCTGCACCTCAGGCAGATCCTAGCACAGGTGGACCTCCAGCCGCTAAACAGCCAAGACCAGATGCTGCTCAAGCTGCTGAGGAGAGTAAAAAGACAGCACCAACACCAAATG TCCGCAAGGCACCTCAGTCTCGCGTAGAAAAGCAATTGGCTTTCCTCATTAAGAGACAGAATCAGTTCAAGCAAGCTGCCCTGGAAGCGAAGAAACGTGGAGAGATTGAGCAAGCCAAGGAATACCTTCGGATGAGCAAGGGCTTCAACCAGCTTATTGAGGCTACTCGAAGCGGTCTGCCTATTGATATGAacact GTGCCAGTTCCACCTCAAGAGCAGATTTCTGCAACTAGCAATATAGACTTCGAACTGGTGGATGCAGAAGATTGCGTCGTTGCTCCAGCCAGCGTCAGTGGAGATGCAGCGCTAACTTATGCCAAGCTCGAAGAGGATCTTATTGCTCAGATAAAA ATGTGTGCTCAGACCCGTGAACATTTCAAAGCAACAGGAGACGTTGCAAGTGCAAATAGATTTGAGCAGTTGATACTTCACACCAAAAAGGATTTAGATGCAGTGAGAGCGGCATGTAAGAGAGGAGACACAATACCACGTTTCCATTACGAAAATAGGTCCTTTACTATAGTGCA ATGTAACACGGACTTGAATGATTCCGATTGTGAGGCTTGTGTGCTGAGGGGAGTCAACTTTAATGTCCAAAACCCCAaggatgtagatacatatgtaaagcTAGAGTTCCCATATCCATCT GACAACCCTCCCCAAGATCGTTCCAATGTGGTAAAGGACACAAACAATCCAGAATACAACCACAAGGTAGTCTTTAGTATCGACCGCAAGGCAAGGGCCCTTGCCCGTGTGTTCAAGAGGCATGCTCTCAAGGTCCAGGTGTGGGCTAAGGG TGGTTGGTTCCACCGTGATACGATGTTAGGCCTGGTGAAAATACCTCTGGTAGACTTGGAAACAAAGTGCACCATACATGAGTCTTATGAT TTGACTGATGAGAAGAAACGTATGGTTGGTGGGAAGCTAGAGGTAAAAGTCCGTGTTAGGAATCCTATTGTAGCGAAACAGCTCGAAAAGGTTACTGAGAAATGGTTGGTCATTGATGGATTTTGA